aacagatAAACTCTTGTATTGCGTACCTTATAAGTTGCTAAGTTTTTGGAATTTacgaattttttatttaatttatatattctaaCAATCCCCATGCGACATCTTTGCACAGGAACGCATTAAGGACGGCGAGGATGACCACCTCCAGGGCCACGGAGCTCAGCTGAAGAAGTCGCGCAGCATCGATGCTCCCTATGGCGATATGCGCACCCTGCACGAACGGGAGAACATTTCCGGATTGGGCATGGGATTGGGAACTGGGCCATCGCACTATGCCCAGAACTCGCTGCCACGCGCCAAATCTGATTTCAATCTGGCTTTAGTGGGCACTGGCCAAAGCTCAGGTGGGAATAtgatttcattattttaaacatttcaattcaaaatataaacttatatTCATAGCCAACAAGCACGCGATCATTGAGGAGCAGCTGGCCACTCTGGGCGACGATCAGCGCGGTGATCAGCGTCCTCTGGTGAAGGCCCTCTACGCCTACATGCCCTCCGGGGAGAACCAGTTGTCCTTCGAGGAGGGCGACCGCATTGCTCTGGTGGGCGGAAAGGCGAAGGGCTGGCAGTTCGGTGAGAATCTGCGGACACAGCACTTTGGCTGGTTTCCGGTGGCCTACACCAATGCGGAAGTGGCCGAGACGAACACTTCCGGTGGCCGGCGATACGAAAACATGCTGATGAGCTATGAGCGGAATGGAGGAGGATCAGGATCGGGTTCGGGCGGAGGCGGTCTGCGTAGctatcagcagcagcaggattACGAGGCGCAGCTGGAGCTGATGGAGAGTCATGAGGCAACATACCGTAGGCGAAGGAATCACAGCGCCGAGGAGTCATCACCCACGCGAATGTTTGGCGACACAATCAAGCAGCAGAAGAAGTATCGCCCTGGATCCGGAGCCAATCCTCGCCCGGGTCCACCGCCCACACTGCCCGCTCCGGTGCCCAATGGCCAGCAGAGTCAGTCATCCCGGATGCTGAACAGCTCGCAGAGCTTCTGTGCCTCCAACGGTGGCGTCACTGCGGCGGTGGAAAGACGCAAGCAAAAGCTACTAAATGGAGTACAGGTGGGCATTTTTACGACTATTTTAGATCATACATTATCTAATTGGAATTATCATCGGCAGAGCTCCAAGAACCATCCATCGGGCAAGTCGGGAGTGGCTGCCAAGACCTCGCTGCACAGCAGCAATGACAGTGGATTCGCCAACGAGCCGCCGCCACAGCCGGAGGTTGACTATTCGGATGAGGAGCCAGCCACCCAGCGAGTGGCCATTCGGTAGGTTTTTAAGGAACTGTGCGTGATACCCTGTAGGACGGACTATATCCACACGCTTACTTTGTAATCCATCCGTCTCTCAAAGTATCatcaaatgaaatataatCTAAATGCAGTGGCTTGGAGAGCAGGACTGATAGTtaattgtatatattataaattcatCTGATGTTCGTTCTCCAAGCCAAGCAGTCCTTTATCTGTCACTAATCCCTATCCACATGCCCCACTTAACAAAAGTCCTTGTCATGCTATTCCATTACGTTTTATGCCTGATTTAGAGTGCCTTATttgattgaatttatttattttcgtttgcttCTCTTCCGCTCTTGTTTGATTCCATGTATCGCCATTATGTCCTGTTGTCATCCTTTGTGTTAACCCAACAAATATGCAcccacaacacacacactcaaacactTCGAAACCACCACCTCCAAACCtccaaaaaacaaacacacttC
This portion of the Drosophila santomea strain STO CAGO 1482 chromosome 3L, Prin_Dsan_1.1, whole genome shotgun sequence genome encodes:
- the LOC120448094 gene encoding brain-specific angiogenesis inhibitor 1-associated protein 2 isoform X2 — translated: MEAEEVTKLVDGVYRNILDRFNPGARQLIAAGKSYLKALHGAATASRLFNEALAKIAMNAQQSGTGDIGSALMSVVNVNKEIQDQQMNILKAFYVDLLVPLETNLEKDTKVVQHEQKKFLQQHKVRMESYQKAVSTMKKQRKKKATPENTEKELRSLQLLEDQKKKLDVFCDQSYKNAMTQERRRYGFVLERQCSIAKHWMVYHTTGKTVIDNNLENWQEIAASREIIPPAAYESGYGTSNGHSNNSSGHNNNTSGNLRRLERIKDGEDDHLQGHGAQLKKSRSIDAPYGDMRTLHERENISGLGMGLGTGPSHYAQNSLPRAKSDFNLALVGTGQSSANKHAIIEEQLATLGDDQRGDQRPLVKALYAYMPSGENQLSFEEGDRIALVGGKAKGWQFGENLRTQHFGWFPVAYTNAEVAETNTSGGRRYENMLMSYERNGGGSGSGSGGGGLRSYQQQQDYEAQLELMESHEATYRRRRNHSAEESSPTRMFGDTIKQQKKYRPGSGANPRPGPPPTLPAPVPNGQQSQSSRMLNSSQSFCASNGGVTAAVERRKQKLLNGVQSSKNHPSGKSGVAAKTSLHSSNDSGFANEPPPQPEVDYSDEEPATQRVAIRASQFATVKLRHTKTNDRSAPMIYRSVNK
- the LOC120448094 gene encoding brain-specific angiogenesis inhibitor 1-associated protein 2 isoform X3 — its product is MEAEEVTKLVDGVYRNILDRFNPGARQLIAAGKSYLKALHGAATASRLFNEALAKIAMNAQQSGTGDIGSALMSVVNVNKEIQDQQMNILKAFYVDLLVPLETNLEKDTKVVQHEQKKFLQQHKVRMESYQKAVSTMKKQRKKKATPENTEKELRSLQLLEDQKKKLDVFCDQSYKNAMTQERRRYGFVLERQCSIAKHWMVYHTTGKTVIDNNLENWQEIAASREIIPPAAYESGYGTSNGHSNNSSGHNNNTSGNLRRLERIKDGEDDHLQGHGAQLKKSRSIDAPYGDMRTLHERENISGLGMGLGTGPSHYAQNSLPRAKSDFNLALVGTGQSSANKHAIIEEQLATLGDDQRGDQRPLVKALYAYMPSGENQLSFEEGDRIALVGGKAKGWQFGENLRTQHFGWFPVAYTNAEVAETNTSGGRRYENMLMSYERNGGGSGSGSGGGGLRSYQQQQDYEAQLELMESHEATYRRRRNHSAEESSPTRMFGDTIKQQKKYRPGSGANPRPGPPPTLPAPVPNGQQSQSSRMLNSSQSFCASNGGVTAAVERRKQKLLNGVQSSKNHPSGKSGVAAKTSLHSSNDSGFANEPPPQPEVDYSDEEPATQRVAIRRRGIYRNYSIDY